One part of the Humulus lupulus chromosome 9, drHumLupu1.1, whole genome shotgun sequence genome encodes these proteins:
- the LOC133800100 gene encoding uncharacterized protein LOC133800100, with amino-acid sequence MDRHWINIPNKLSAEYAAGMNEFISVARHSMDSNGMVLCPCCRCVNKKSQYMHVIKLHLITHGFLSTYTRWYHHGEQVEEVEDDGLFDTEDNVEDIDQSDDLAAGLHDAIGSKYFDIGPTSDFNDESPLNVDDKYDALFESLHKPLYNNCKGFSVLSATVKLMNLKVLNKWTDKSFDGLLECLREILPEGNQCPGNYYQTRKLLCEVGLGYEQIDVCQYDCALFYGENANAVSCPVCKSSRYVRNQIPHKRLRWFPIKARLKRMFSSKHTSKDMRWHKEVRKNEAGILRHPADGDAWKHFDNVYPDFAADSRSVRMGLTSDGFNPFSNMTSTYSLWPVILIPYNMPPWASPNGTNYLMSLLIPGPKSPGKDYDVFLRSLIEELKELWDGVNAYDLYGQCMFKLGAAILWTISDFPAYAYLSGWSTAGKLACPVCLEDTRSRRITDKQCFMGHRCYLKRNHSWRKSKEYDGSTELRGPPRTFTGDDILKQLDEIPIHTPGKAPSNSSRKRKRGEKELHWCKRSVLFELPYWSKLLLRHNLDVMHIEKNVCDNIIGTLLDIEGKSKDTLKARKDLQNLNIREELWLKKDLSNNKLEKPYASYTLTREECKDFCKFIQSVRLPDGYASNISRCVTDNDKLGGMKTHDCHVLLHKILPAALLPFLTDNIRGTLIELCQFFQKICAKTLQISDIEELRDGIVIILCKLEKIFPPSFFTIMVHLCVHLPDQVLLGGPVASRWMFGTERHMGLYKKYVRNMSRPDGSIAEAFVVDEAVTFLSRYVSNIETRFTRPERNWDIPSPNHKLDVFNSNVRPLGASTIKLLQNWRQVVQWYILNNSVDDIQHFIDDHIKLLEEKGLSDSEVALEHKEQFPSWFKNKVSQMRVQKSPLANDDLYSLSQGDHDNINILYYGALIEILQLSFVLDRKVFLFRCKWYNSNPKGRSIVVEHYLTSINTSTDWYSNEPFILATQAQQVFYLLDMKRGSNWRIVQKVNHRSIYDIPEIMEETVNNDVFQEEESFQLPPFQPTEDFIESSSLVRLDVPSVTLSDQLVVDLFLNQNQNVDKDSDLDEDFDEGNIFSNNETFLSSDDTKSYTESECDDDADS; translated from the exons ATGGATCGTCATTGGATAAATATACCAAATAAACTTTCAGCAGAATATGCTGCTGGAATGAATGAATTCATTAGTGTTGCAAGACACTCCATGGACTCCAATGGGATGGTTCTATGCCCTTGTTGTCGATGCGTGAATAAGAAATCACAATACATGCATGTGATAAAGTTGCACTTGATCACTCATGGATTTCTTAGTACTTACACAAGGTGGTATCACCATGGTGAGCAAGTAGAGGAAGTAGAAGATGATGGATTATTTGATACTGAGGATAATGTCGAAGATATTGATCAGAGTGATGATTTGGCGGCAGGTCTTCATGATGCTATTGGTAGTAAGTATTTTGACATTGGTCCAACTAGTGACTTCAATGATGAATCTCCACTTAATGTGGATGACAAGTATGATGCATTGTTTGAGTCCCTTCATAAGCCTTTGTACAATAATTGTAAAGGTTTCTCTGTCTTAAGCGCGACGGTGAAGTTGATGAATCTCAAAGTGCTTAACAAATGGACAGATAAATCATTCGACGGTCTTTTGGAGTGTTTGAGAGAGATATTGCCCGAGGGTAATCAGTGCCCAGGGAATTATTACCAGACGAGGAAGCTTCTTTGTGAGGTGGGCTTAGGCTATGAGCAAATTGATGTTTGTCAATACGATTGTGCATTGTTTTATGGTGAGAATGCAAATGCAGTGTCATGTCCTGTATGCAAGTCTAGTCGTTATGTACGAAATCAAATCCCACATAAACGACTTAGATGGTTCCCAATCAAGGCACGACTTAAGAGAATGTTTAGTTCGAAGCACACTTCTAAAGATATGCGATGGCATAAAGAGGTACGAAAAAATGAAGCTGGGATTTTACGTCATCCTGCTGATGGGGATGCTTGGAAGCATTTCGACAATGTGTATCCTGACTTTGCAGCTGATTCTAGGAGTGTACGAATGGGGTTGACGTCAGATGGGTTTAACCCTTTCTCTAATATGACATCAACCTATAGTTTGTGGCCAGTGATATTAATTCCGTACAATATGCCACCTTGGGCTTCTCCTAATGGAACAAACTATCTCATGTCTTTGTTAATTCCAGGCCCTAAATCTCCTGGAAAAGATTATGATGTGTTCTTGAGGTCATTAATTGAAGAGCTTAAAGAGTTATGGGATGGAGTCAATGCATATGATTTGTATGGTCAATGCATGTTTAAACTTGGAGCTGCAATCTTGTGGACAATTAGTGATTTTCCTGCTTATGCATACTTGTCTGGGTGGAGCACTGCTGGTAAATTAGCATGTCCTGTTTGTCTTGAAGATACAAGATCTAGAAGAATAACTGACAAACAATGTTTCATGGGACATCGATGTTATTTGAAAAGAAACCATTCTTGGAGAAAAAGTAAAGAATATGATGGATCTACTGAATTACGTGGCCCTCCTAGAACTTTTACTGGTGACGACATTTTAAAGCAATTGGATGAAATTCCTATTCATACCCCTGGTAAAGCACCAAGTAATTCTTCTAGAAAACGTAAGCGTGGAGAGAAAGAGCTGCATTGGTGTAAAAGAAGTGTTTTGTTTGAATTGCCATACTGGTCAAAGCTCTTGCTGCGTCACAATCTTGATGTGATGcatatagagaaaaatgtatgtgataacATTATTGGAACACTTTTAGACATTGAAGGTAAATCGAAAGACACTTTAAAAGCTCGTAAGGATTTACAAAATCTTAATATTCGTGAAGAGCTTTGGCTGAAGAAGGACCTATCTAATAACAAGCTTGAAAAACCTTATGCTAGTTACACTTTGACGAGAGAAGAATGCAAAGATTTTTGTAAATTCATTCAAAGTGTTAGATTACCGGATGGATATGCTTCGAATATTAGTCGATGTGTAACAGATAATGACAAACTAGGAGGAATGAAAACTCATGATTGTCATGTTTTACTTCATAAGATATTACCAGCTGCATTACTTCCTTTTCTGACAGACAACATTCGTGGTACTTTGATTGAACTCTGCCAATTCTTTCAAAAAATTTGTGCAAAAACATTACAAATTTCTGACATAGAAGAATTGAGAGATGGAATTGTAataattttgtgcaagttggaaaAGATATTTCCCCCATCATTTTTTACCATAATGGTTCATCTTTGTGTTCACCTACCCGATCAAGTGTTATTAGGTGGTCCAGTTGCTTCGAGATGGATGTTTGGGACAGAACGCCATATGGGTTTATACAAGAAATATGTGAGAAACATGTCTCGGCCTGATGGTTCAATAGCAGAAGCTTTTGTTGTAGATGAAGCTGTAACTTTCTTGTCAAGATATGTTTCTAACATAGAGACAAGATTCACAAGACCCGAGCGTAATTGGGATATACCTTCTCCAAATCATAAGTTAGATGTTTTCAACTCCAATGTTCGTCCATTAGGGGCATCTACTATCAAATTGCTTCAAAATTGGAGACAAGTCGTTCAATGGTATATATTGAACAATTCTGTAGATGATATCCAACATTTTATCGA TGATCATATAAAGTTGTTGGAAGAAAAAGGTCTTTCAGATTCAGAAGTTGCCTTAGAGCACAAAGAACAATTTCCTTCTTGGTTTAAGAATAAA GTGTCTCAAATGCGAGTTCAAAAATCACCTCTTGCCAATGATGATTTGTACtctttatctcaag GTGATCATGACAATATTAATATCCTATACTATGGTGCCTTGATTGAGATTTTGCAGTTGTCATTCGTTTTAGATCGGAAGGTGTTCTTATTTCGTTGCAAGTGGTATAACTCTAATCCAAAAGGTAGATCAATTGTTGTGGAACATTATTTGACTTCCATCAATACATCTACTGATTGGTATTCTAATGAACCATTTATCTTGGCAACTCAAGCACAACAAGTTTTCTATTTGCTTGATATGAAGCGTGGTTCAAATTGGCGGATTGTTCAAAAAGTAAATCATCGATCTATTTATGACATTCCTGAAATTATGGAAGAGACAGTAAATAATGATGTGTTTCAAGAAGAAGAATCATTTCAATTGCCACCTTTTCAACCAACTGAGGATTTCATTGAAAGTTCGTCTTTAGTTCGATTAGATGTTCCTTCTGTAACTCTTTCAGACCAACTTGTTGTTGATTTATTTTTAAACCAAAATCAAAATGTTGACAAGGATAGTGACTTAGATGAAGATTTTGATGAAggaaatatattctctaataatGAAACATTTCTCTCAAGTGATGACACCAAAAGTTATACAGAATCAGAATGTGATGATGATGCAGATTCTTAA
- the LOC133800099 gene encoding uncharacterized protein LOC133800099 — MASGRRTTRSTAQRQTSSFKPRGVTRGLTTTTIAKASSTGKLLVTFNAECRQPICTNAEKFNNEIGFIIRNHGTFHYKEWRMVPEDVRAPLRHYLLEHFDINLNDETTKKCIDEQMRKAWKGHKYKLHLYFKEIGGENDLEMAKSKRHPDLKEEHQEDWMILCDRWCSPEFKERALKNTTNR, encoded by the exons ATGGCATCTGGTCGTCGCACCACTCGATCTACTGCTCAAA GACAAACATCTTCCTTTAAGCCACGTGGAGTTACTCGCGGCTTGACAACTACAACTATAGCTAAGGCATCATCAACTGGAAAGTTGTTAGTGACTTTTAATGCAGAGTGTCGTCAACCAATTTGTACTAATGCTGAGAAATTTAATAATGAGATTGGATTCATTATTCGGAATCATGGTACATTTCATTATAAAGAGTGGAGAATGGTCCCAGAAGATGTGAGAGCTCCATTGCGACACTATCTTTTG GAACATTTTGACATCAACTTGAATGATGAGACAACTAAAAAATGCATTGATGAGCAAATGAGAAAAGCTTGGAAGGGTCATAAGTACAAGCTGCACTTATATTTCAAAGAAATTGGAGGAGAAAATGATCTTGAGATGGCCAAGAGCAAACGTCATCCAGACTTAAAAGAAGAACATCAAGAAGATTGGATGATTTTGTGTGATCGTTGGTGTTCTCCTGAATTTAAG GAAAGAGCATTAAAGAATACTACCAATCGATAA